A single region of the Lotus japonicus ecotype B-129 chromosome 4, LjGifu_v1.2 genome encodes:
- the LOC130713085 gene encoding uncharacterized protein LOC130713085: MAYERLVKRARSKRHGARRGPNSSATMKEITCHNSTATIKALPRDLLVEVIATLASQSFIDLHTIKTCSKDFLDATKDSYVLQRISLDTFSLIHWSPSDKTSWFLNRCRECGNIESLYREGLREYFNYPHGKIDGLEILKVAAQKGHNEAIYVYGMISLCSKDDELRKQGLEHVRLLRKSKCVVSSRNNVKRLLKCMWKTNAPLEHNQSPLCHFKSTCKGWRVKTDRWILLDDEDDDINLCEYCRWDHELDLFYQLFNVH, translated from the coding sequence ATGGCTTATGAAAGATTAGTGAAGAGGGCAAGAAGTAAGAGACATGGCGCTCGTAGAGGTCCCAACTCCTCCGCTACGATGAAGGAAATTACATGTCACAATTCTACTGCTACCATAAAAGCGCTTCCGAGAGACTTATTAGTAGAGGTGATTGCAACTCTGGCTTCACAATCCTTCATTGACCTTCACACAATCAAAACGTGTTCTAAAGATTTTCTTGACGCAACAAAAGATAGCTATGTTTTGCAAAGAATTTCTTTGGACACGTTCTCGTTAATTCATTGGTCTCCTAGCGACAAAACATCATGGTTCTTGAATCGTTGTAGGGAATGTGGAAACATTGAAAGCTTGTACCGAGAAGGGTTGCGAGAGTATTTTAATTATCCACATGGAAAGATTGATGGTCTTGAGATCTTGAAGGTGGCTGCTCAAAAGGGTCACAATGAAGCAATATATGTGTACGGTATGATTTCCTTATGCTCCAAAGATGATGAGTTGAGAAAACAAGGACTCGAGCATGTCCGTCTTCTGAGGAAGTCCAAGTGTGTTGTAAGTAGCAGGAACAATGTTAAACGATTGTTGAAATGTATGTGGAAAACTAATGCACCTCTTGAGCACAATCAGAGCCCTCTATGTCACTTTAAGAGCACATGCAAAGGGTGGAGAGTAAAGACTGATAGATGGATATTGCTAGATGACGAGGACGATGATATTAACTTGTGTGAGTATTGTAGATGGGACCATGAGTTAGATTTATTTTACCAATTATTCAATGTTCATTAG
- the LOC130714550 gene encoding phenylalanine--tRNA ligase beta subunit, cytoplasmic-like encodes MPGILRTVAHNKDHPKPIKIFEAGDIAILDDKKDVGAKNLRQLAALYCGANAGFEIIHGLVDRVMEMNGIPFVSSGDISGYYIERSDEPEFLAGRQARIVYKGKQIGIFGIVHPEVLNNFDIPDPCSFVELNIESLL; translated from the exons ATGCCTGGCATTTTAAGAACTGTTGCTCACAACAAGGACCATCCTAAGCCCATAAAG ATTTTTGAAGCAGGTGATATAGCAATTTTGGATGACAAAAAAGATGTTGGTGCAAAAAATCTACGACAACTTGCTGCACTTTACTGTGGGGCTAATGCAGGATTTGAG ATAATTCATGGCTTAGTGGACAGAGTAATGGAAATGAATGGGATTCCCTTTGTTTCATCTGGTGATATATCGGGGTATTATATTGAGCGGTCAGAT GAACCTGAGTTTCTTGCTGGAAGACAAGCTAGAATCGTTTACAAGGGAAAGCAAATTGGGATTTTTGGCATTGTTCATCCCGAG GTATTAAACAACTTCGACATTCCAGATCCTTGCTCCTTTGTAGAGCTTAACATTGAAAGtttgttataa